One part of the Flavobacterium johnsoniae UW101 genome encodes these proteins:
- a CDS encoding BlaI/MecI/CopY family transcriptional regulator, with product MQKLTNKEEEIMHILWKLKKAFVKEIQAEITEDQPHYNTLSTIVRNLEEKGFVSHNAFGNTHQYYPIVTLETYSKKYMNTAIDNYFNSSYKNMVSFFAKEEKISADELREILAMIENPKEEK from the coding sequence ATGCAAAAACTAACCAACAAAGAAGAAGAAATAATGCATATTTTATGGAAGCTCAAAAAAGCTTTTGTAAAAGAGATTCAGGCAGAAATTACCGAAGATCAGCCGCATTATAACACACTTTCGACAATTGTGCGTAATCTCGAAGAAAAAGGTTTTGTTTCGCATAATGCCTTTGGGAATACACATCAATATTATCCCATTGTAACCTTAGAGACATACAGTAAAAAATATATGAATACTGCAATTGATAATTATTTCAATAGTTCGTATAAAAATATGGTTTCATTTTTTGCTAAAGAAGAAAAAATTTCGGCAGATGAATTGCGGGAAATTCTGGCTATGATCGAAAACCCTAAAGAAGAAAAATAA
- a CDS encoding fasciclin domain-containing protein, translating into MKTRKFLAVAVLALGFAFTSNAQKSVMVGGAAMYPNKNIIENAVNSKDHTTLVAAVKAAGLVETLQGAGPFTVFAPTNAAFDKLPKGTVESLLKPENKKTLQTILTYHVVAGKMNASDIAKAIKEGKGKATLKTVSGGTLTAWMKGKDLYITDENGNKSKVTIADVNQSNGVIHVVDAVLLPKK; encoded by the coding sequence ATGAAAACTAGAAAATTTTTAGCAGTGGCAGTTTTAGCTTTAGGATTTGCATTTACATCAAATGCTCAAAAATCAGTAATGGTTGGCGGAGCAGCTATGTACCCAAATAAAAATATAATTGAAAATGCGGTTAATTCTAAAGACCACACAACACTTGTTGCTGCTGTAAAAGCTGCCGGGTTAGTAGAAACACTTCAAGGTGCTGGGCCATTCACTGTTTTTGCTCCAACTAATGCTGCTTTTGATAAATTACCAAAAGGAACTGTAGAATCATTATTAAAACCTGAAAACAAAAAAACACTTCAAACGATCTTGACCTATCATGTTGTTGCAGGAAAAATGAACGCATCTGATATTGCAAAAGCAATAAAAGAAGGAAAAGGAAAAGCAACTCTAAAAACGGTTAGCGGTGGTACTCTTACAGCCTGGATGAAAGGAAAAGATTTATATATTACAGATGAAAATGGTAATAAATCTAAAGTAACAATTGCAGATGTGAATCAGTCAAATGGTGTTATTCATGTAGTTGATGCAGTATTATTACCAAAAAAATAA
- a CDS encoding EamA family transporter: protein MKNKEIKLPPVPAVLLAIISVQCGAAIAKTLFPAIGAAGTASIRIGVSALILLLAYRPNLKTITSDQWKIVIPYGLSLGAMNLIFYFAIERIPIGLAVTLEFVGPLLLAIAGSKRLVDYCWVLLAAIGILLIAPWTNDRLDPLGILCALLAGAFWAAYIVLGGKISKIMNDGHAVSTGMLFAAILVLPFGFIENGLTNLTPKLFGMGVALALLSSAIPFTLEMKALGQLPPRTFSILMSLEPAAASICAFIFLQENLSFYEILAVVCVVIASAGSTLTAKK, encoded by the coding sequence ATGAAAAATAAAGAAATTAAACTCCCTCCTGTTCCGGCTGTATTATTAGCTATTATTAGTGTGCAGTGCGGCGCTGCAATTGCTAAAACACTTTTTCCGGCAATTGGAGCAGCAGGAACTGCTTCTATACGTATTGGTGTTTCGGCGCTGATTTTATTATTAGCTTACAGACCTAATTTGAAAACCATAACGTCTGATCAATGGAAAATTGTAATTCCGTACGGTTTATCGTTAGGAGCAATGAATTTGATTTTTTATTTTGCTATCGAAAGAATTCCTATTGGCTTAGCTGTTACTTTAGAGTTCGTTGGTCCTTTGCTGTTAGCCATTGCAGGTTCAAAACGTTTAGTTGACTACTGCTGGGTTTTATTGGCGGCAATTGGAATTTTACTAATTGCACCCTGGACAAATGACCGTTTAGATCCTTTAGGGATTTTATGCGCACTTTTAGCCGGAGCATTTTGGGCAGCGTATATTGTTTTAGGCGGAAAAATTTCAAAAATAATGAACGATGGTCATGCAGTGTCAACCGGAATGTTGTTTGCTGCTATTTTAGTATTGCCTTTTGGTTTCATTGAAAACGGATTAACCAATCTTACGCCAAAACTTTTCGGAATGGGTGTTGCATTGGCCCTTTTATCCAGTGCTATTCCGTTTACTTTAGAAATGAAAGCATTAGGACAGCTTCCTCCGCGTACTTTTAGTATTTTAATGAGTTTAGAACCAGCTGCAGCATCTATCTGCGCTTTTATTTTCCTTCAGGAAAATCTTAGTTTCTATGAAATTTTAGCCGTAGTTTGTGTTGTAATTGCTTCTGCCGGAAGTACTTTAACTGCAAAAAAATAA
- a CDS encoding M56 family metallopeptidase, translating to MEALFIYIAKSAGLITMFYCAYYFLLRKETFFNSNRWFLLFGLITSVILPLIVYTKVVWVNPASLSDLTFSQTNLIETASNTPFTINWFYLILFAYGIGFISLLIKFAIDFYSLNSVLKGKKIYQQADFKFIDTNENIAPFSYFEYIVYNSSMYTASELENIIEHEKIHSDQNHTVDVLISRAFCMLFWFNPIIWLYRKAIIQNLEFIADKEAAKKLEDKKAYQYTLLKITTHENCVAITNHFFQSLIKKRIVMLNKNQSKKRNSWKYYAVIPALAAFVLLFQIEVIAKEKQQTVKEVSGEIKSVDVYKIKKNSTDANLNEIKEKLKKLHNVDFEVSEIKRNSNSDLTSLKVNIKNGKQTAQSIQTGENSPIKDFAVIVTTNKDDSKSVGIQTYDEIKNSKTDGEPKVAISKKLQTKTETNGSNNSNVSAKTNTNTNTNTSTTVIVNSDNDTKVITTTKGSTASFSNGTKVSINETDKLIVVDGKEMPSGFDYNDINSKDIKSVNVYTGTNAVAKYGEKGANGVIEIETRK from the coding sequence ATGGAAGCACTATTTATTTATATCGCAAAATCGGCAGGTTTAATTACTATGTTTTATTGTGCTTACTACTTTTTACTTCGAAAAGAGACATTCTTTAACAGCAATAGATGGTTTTTACTTTTTGGTTTAATTACCTCAGTAATATTGCCTCTTATTGTGTACACAAAAGTAGTCTGGGTAAATCCTGCTTCTCTATCTGATTTGACTTTTTCACAAACCAATTTAATTGAAACCGCGTCAAATACACCCTTTACAATCAATTGGTTTTATTTGATTCTTTTTGCTTACGGCATTGGATTTATATCGCTTTTAATAAAGTTTGCTATTGATTTTTACAGTTTAAACTCGGTATTAAAAGGGAAAAAGATTTATCAGCAGGCTGATTTTAAATTTATTGATACAAACGAAAATATTGCACCTTTCTCCTATTTTGAATATATAGTGTACAACTCATCAATGTACACAGCATCAGAATTAGAAAATATTATTGAACACGAGAAAATACACAGCGATCAAAATCATACTGTAGATGTTTTGATTTCCAGAGCTTTTTGCATGCTTTTTTGGTTCAATCCCATAATATGGCTTTATAGAAAAGCAATTATTCAAAATTTGGAATTTATTGCAGATAAAGAAGCCGCTAAAAAATTAGAAGATAAAAAAGCGTATCAGTATACACTTTTAAAAATAACAACGCATGAAAATTGTGTTGCCATTACCAATCATTTTTTTCAATCATTAATCAAAAAACGAATAGTTATGTTAAACAAAAATCAATCTAAAAAGAGAAATTCATGGAAGTACTATGCGGTAATTCCTGCTCTTGCAGCTTTTGTTTTATTATTTCAAATTGAAGTAATCGCAAAAGAAAAACAGCAGACTGTAAAGGAAGTATCTGGAGAAATTAAATCTGTGGATGTTTACAAAATCAAGAAAAACTCAACAGATGCAAATTTGAATGAAATTAAGGAGAAACTGAAAAAACTCCACAATGTAGATTTTGAAGTTTCTGAAATAAAAAGAAATTCCAACAGCGATTTGACTTCTCTTAAAGTTAATATCAAAAACGGAAAACAGACAGCGCAGTCAATTCAAACTGGAGAAAATAGCCCTATTAAAGATTTTGCAGTTATTGTAACGACCAATAAAGACGACAGCAAAAGCGTAGGCATTCAGACTTATGACGAAATAAAAAATTCTAAAACTGACGGCGAACCTAAAGTCGCAATAAGCAAAAAACTTCAAACCAAAACAGAAACCAATGGAAGCAATAATTCTAATGTTAGTGCAAAAACTAACACTAATACTAACACAAATACTAGCACTACTGTAATAGTAAATTCTGATAATGACACCAAAGTAATTACAACTACAAAGGGTTCAACAGCTTCTTTTTCAAACGGAACAAAAGTAAGCATCAATGAAACTGACAAACTTATTGTTGTTGATGGAAAAGAAATGCCAAGCGGTTTTGACTATAATGATATTAATTCAAAAGACATTAAATCTGTAAATGTTTACACTGGAACCAATGCAGTGGCTAAATATGGTGAAAAAGGTGCCAATGGCGTAATCGAAATTGAAACCCGAAAATAA
- a CDS encoding ExbD/TolR family protein, translating into MKNLPKKVRSKKLSSRVDLTAMVSVSFLLIIFFMVVGELSKAKIMNLSLPHNNEGRISCGTIREGEYRSITVILDDNNRLIYYMGLVSSPIIAPKEIQYGKEGIRKELLSRKQNILNYSSKNVRPENLIVIIKPSKKSNFKNLVDILDEMAIAEISTYAIVPEFTPEESKLLASK; encoded by the coding sequence ATGAAAAATCTACCTAAAAAAGTAAGAAGCAAAAAATTAAGTTCAAGAGTTGATTTAACCGCAATGGTCAGCGTTTCCTTTTTGCTGATTATATTTTTTATGGTTGTTGGAGAATTGTCTAAAGCTAAAATTATGAATTTGAGTCTGCCACATAATAATGAAGGAAGAATCTCTTGCGGAACAATACGAGAAGGAGAATATAGATCAATAACAGTAATTTTAGATGATAATAATAGATTGATATATTACATGGGATTAGTGAGCTCTCCCATTATAGCTCCAAAAGAAATTCAATACGGTAAAGAAGGAATACGCAAAGAATTGTTAAGCAGAAAACAAAATATCCTTAATTATTCTTCTAAAAATGTGAGACCCGAAAATCTCATTGTAATTATAAAACCAAGTAAAAAATCTAATTTTAAAAACCTAGTTGATATATTAGATGAAATGGCTATTGCAGAAATAAGTACTTATGCTATTGTCCCAGAATTTACACCCGAAGAATCTAAATTATTAGCTTCAAAATAA
- a CDS encoding BlaI/MecI/CopY family transcriptional regulator, which translates to MQKLTNKEEEIMQILWKLKKAFVKEIQAEITEDQPHYNTLSTIVRNLEEKGFVAHNAFGNTHQYYPIVTLEAYSKKYMKTAIDNYFNSSYKNMVSFFAKEEKISAAELREILDMIENPTEKK; encoded by the coding sequence ATGCAAAAGTTAACCAACAAAGAAGAAGAGATAATGCAGATTTTATGGAAGCTTAAAAAAGCTTTTGTAAAAGAAATTCAGGCAGAAATTACTGAAGACCAGCCGCATTATAATACGCTTTCGACTATTGTTCGAAATCTGGAGGAAAAAGGTTTTGTGGCGCATAATGCTTTTGGGAATACGCACCAATATTATCCTATTGTTACTCTTGAAGCGTACAGCAAAAAATATATGAAAACTGCTATTGACAATTATTTTAACAGTTCATATAAAAATATGGTTTCGTTTTTTGCTAAAGAAGAAAAGATATCTGCAGCAGAGTTACGCGAAATATTAGATATGATCGAAAATCCAACAGAAAAAAAATAA
- a CDS encoding M56 family metallopeptidase: MEALFIFIVKSSSLIALFYFAYFFLLRKETFFNSSRWFLLAGLVTSVVLPLVVYTKVVWIDPVPVPVSYTPAANFQYVSNFHPQIAEKESFEINWNLVSLVIYGIGFAAFMIKFGIDFYSLNSVLKGRKIEQQADFKFVDVNENIAPFSYFDYIVYNSSMYSEKELESILEHEKVHSDQHHTVDVIISRIFCILFWFNPIIWLYKKVILQNLEFIADSEAAKKISDKKAYQYTLLKITTHETCVAITNHFYQSLIKKRIVMLNKNQSKKWNYWKYYAVLPVLALFVLSFQIKTIAQEKKELREKAALTSKNQDPEVIKITKSTTDQELKDLTAKLKTDHNINLEISNIKRNKNNELTSIKIRVVKENGKVQIIEMNSTEALKDCSVVINTDENGSKSVSLVTADQIEHPIVIKREVAVRDTNDSDNENDDDAIAPIAPIAPAAPAFPAGLIPPSPVDMSKMPKAPIAPKNINDKAAWSKFEKDMAEFEKKMKVIEPQLTAYGDQIEAIMAEREAIYEKQMAKYEVAMQKFNSDMEKYSRDVEIRYGLDSKDYEKSMKQYEKDMKQYELDMKQHEKDMKQHAKDMKQHEKDMKEWEKENRKS; encoded by the coding sequence ATGGAAGCACTTTTTATTTTTATAGTTAAATCGAGCAGTTTAATCGCATTATTTTACTTTGCTTATTTCTTTCTGCTTCGAAAAGAAACTTTCTTTAATAGCAGCAGATGGTTTTTACTTGCCGGTTTAGTTACTTCGGTTGTACTACCTTTAGTAGTTTATACAAAAGTTGTCTGGATTGATCCGGTTCCGGTTCCTGTTTCATATACACCCGCTGCGAATTTTCAATATGTTTCAAATTTTCATCCGCAAATTGCCGAAAAGGAATCTTTTGAAATAAACTGGAATCTGGTTTCTCTGGTAATTTACGGTATTGGATTTGCTGCATTTATGATAAAATTTGGGATCGATTTTTACAGCTTAAATTCTGTTTTAAAAGGCAGAAAAATTGAACAGCAAGCCGATTTCAAATTTGTAGATGTAAATGAAAACATTGCTCCTTTCTCCTATTTTGATTATATCGTGTACAACTCATCAATGTACAGCGAAAAAGAATTAGAAAGCATTTTGGAACATGAGAAAGTGCACAGCGATCAGCATCATACTGTTGATGTAATAATTTCAAGAATCTTCTGTATTTTATTCTGGTTCAACCCAATAATCTGGTTGTACAAGAAAGTTATCCTTCAAAACTTAGAGTTCATCGCCGACAGTGAAGCCGCTAAAAAAATATCAGACAAAAAAGCATACCAATACACACTTTTAAAAATCACAACACATGAAACTTGTGTTGCAATCACCAATCATTTTTATCAATCATTAATCAAAAAACGAATTGTCATGTTAAACAAAAATCAATCAAAAAAATGGAATTACTGGAAATATTATGCTGTACTGCCTGTACTTGCATTATTTGTTCTATCATTCCAAATTAAAACAATCGCACAAGAGAAAAAAGAACTTCGCGAAAAAGCTGCGCTGACTTCTAAAAACCAAGATCCGGAAGTTATAAAAATCACAAAATCAACTACAGATCAAGAGCTTAAAGATTTGACGGCAAAACTAAAAACCGATCATAACATTAATCTTGAAATTTCGAATATCAAACGAAATAAAAATAATGAGCTTACAAGTATTAAGATCAGAGTCGTAAAAGAAAACGGTAAAGTACAGATTATCGAAATGAACAGTACAGAAGCTTTAAAAGACTGTTCTGTTGTAATTAATACAGATGAAAATGGTTCAAAAAGCGTTAGTTTAGTTACTGCAGATCAAATTGAGCATCCTATCGTAATTAAAAGAGAGGTTGCAGTAAGAGATACTAATGATTCAGATAACGAGAATGACGATGATGCTATTGCTCCCATAGCTCCTATCGCACCTGCTGCTCCAGCTTTTCCTGCAGGATTAATTCCGCCTTCTCCGGTAGATATGTCGAAAATGCCAAAAGCACCAATTGCTCCAAAAAACATTAATGATAAAGCTGCCTGGAGTAAATTTGAAAAAGATATGGCTGAATTTGAGAAAAAAATGAAGGTTATTGAACCACAGCTTACTGCATACGGAGATCAAATTGAAGCTATTATGGCTGAAAGAGAAGCTATCTACGAAAAACAAATGGCTAAATATGAAGTTGCTATGCAAAAATTCAATTCTGACATGGAAAAATACAGCAGAGATGTAGAAATTAGATATGGTCTAGATTCTAAAGATTACGAAAAAAGCATGAAGCAGTATGAAAAAGACATGAAGCAATATGAATTGGACATGAAGCAACATGAAAAAGATATGAAGCAGCATGCCAAAGACATGAAACAGCATGAGAAGGATATGAAGGAATGGGAAAAAGAAAACAGAAAATCTTAA
- a CDS encoding serine hydrolase domain-containing protein, with product MKKTFNVFLFLFVINFSFGQNTNNQLTEQKIDSYIKEVIEVNEIPGTALAVIKNGKVIYEKYFGKASLEENKAVDKNTAFKIFSTTKLITNVGVFQLIDKGKLSLEDPITKYLENLPKEWQDIKIKNLLTHSSGLPDFVKFDDISISIPYSEKLAILSKKPMEFATGNEYRYNQTNYLFLAKIIEKITGQTFEDYILQNQFPSIQSGVYFSSNFGEAHPNSAFRYVNYNYETKKYTKSTTNSGFDAHSSNGLNITLQNFIKWNKNLDNDIFLKKETKYSMWKPFSYGNQTDRFGYGWEITPLNKILSYGFSGGNETAFRKFVKNDLTIIFLSNGHKYSNLYIHSQVINHVASIADPGLTDEYLLADEKITQDFLKLDIDKSTQNYFNLKKVHPEWDFEFRLNAIGYTLMNYGRINDAIKVFEINTKENPKSGNAFDSLAEGLFNNNQFEISKENYKKALELNPDNTNAKEMLDKIKKITEKKS from the coding sequence ATGAAAAAAACATTTAATGTTTTTTTGTTTCTGTTTGTTATAAATTTCAGCTTCGGCCAGAACACAAATAACCAATTAACAGAACAAAAAATAGACAGTTACATAAAAGAAGTAATTGAAGTAAATGAAATTCCCGGTACTGCACTCGCCGTAATAAAAAACGGAAAAGTCATTTATGAAAAGTATTTTGGAAAAGCTTCTCTGGAAGAAAATAAAGCAGTGGATAAAAACACTGCTTTTAAAATTTTCTCTACAACCAAACTAATCACAAATGTTGGTGTATTTCAGCTTATAGACAAAGGAAAACTTTCTTTAGAAGATCCTATTACAAAATATTTAGAAAATCTTCCTAAAGAATGGCAGGATATAAAAATTAAAAATCTGCTGACGCATTCTTCGGGCCTGCCTGATTTCGTTAAGTTTGATGATATTTCTATTTCAATTCCCTATTCTGAAAAACTTGCTATTTTATCAAAAAAGCCAATGGAGTTTGCAACCGGAAATGAATATCGCTACAATCAGACTAACTATTTGTTTCTTGCTAAAATTATTGAAAAAATTACGGGACAGACTTTTGAAGATTATATCTTACAAAATCAATTTCCATCAATACAATCTGGTGTTTATTTTTCATCAAACTTTGGCGAAGCACATCCTAACAGCGCTTTTAGGTATGTTAACTATAATTATGAAACGAAAAAATATACTAAGAGTACAACAAACAGCGGTTTTGATGCTCACTCGTCTAATGGGCTGAATATTACATTGCAGAATTTTATAAAATGGAATAAAAATCTGGATAATGATATTTTTCTTAAAAAGGAAACCAAATATTCTATGTGGAAACCTTTTTCTTATGGTAATCAAACAGATCGTTTTGGATACGGATGGGAAATTACTCCTTTGAACAAAATTTTATCTTACGGATTCAGCGGCGGTAATGAAACAGCTTTTAGAAAATTTGTTAAGAATGATTTGACTATCATATTTTTATCTAACGGGCACAAATATTCTAATTTATACATTCACAGTCAGGTAATTAATCATGTAGCTTCAATCGCAGATCCAGGTCTTACTGATGAATATTTATTAGCCGATGAAAAAATAACTCAGGATTTTTTAAAACTTGATATTGATAAATCAACTCAAAACTATTTCAATTTGAAAAAAGTTCATCCTGAATGGGATTTTGAATTTCGCTTAAATGCTATTGGTTATACTTTAATGAATTACGGCAGAATTAATGACGCGATAAAAGTTTTTGAAATAAATACAAAAGAAAATCCAAAATCAGGAAATGCATTTGATAGTCTGGCTGAAGGATTATTTAATAACAATCAGTTTGAAATTTCGAAAGAAAACTATAAAAAAGCATTAGAATTAAATCCAGACAATACTAACGCCAAAGAAATGTTGGATAAAATCAAAAAGATTACAGAAAAGAAATCGTAA
- a CDS encoding ExbD/TolR family protein, with the protein MKNLPQKVRSKKLSSRIDLTAMVSVSFMLIIFFMVIGELSKYKAMDLGLPDKDCDDCHSGCIDATRLYTILLDKNDKIITYSGLLEYPTHLTKEIGFGKNGIQKEVFLKKKEIQNYMAAMGKYKSGVIVIIKPSKNSNYGNLVDILDEMKIANIDTYAIVNDFTPEEEKLLASK; encoded by the coding sequence ATGAAAAATCTACCACAAAAAGTCAGAAGTAAAAAATTAAGTTCTAGAATTGATTTAACCGCAATGGTCAGCGTTTCCTTTATGCTGATTATATTTTTTATGGTTATTGGAGAATTGTCTAAATATAAGGCTATGGATTTGGGTTTACCAGACAAGGATTGTGATGATTGTCATTCTGGCTGTATTGATGCAACAAGACTTTATACAATTTTATTAGATAAAAATGACAAGATAATTACATATTCAGGTCTATTAGAATATCCTACTCATTTAACAAAAGAAATTGGATTTGGAAAAAATGGTATTCAAAAAGAAGTTTTTCTTAAGAAAAAAGAAATACAGAACTATATGGCAGCGATGGGAAAATACAAAAGTGGTGTTATTGTAATTATAAAACCCAGCAAAAATTCAAACTATGGCAATTTAGTTGATATTTTGGATGAAATGAAAATTGCCAATATAGACACTTATGCTATTGTAAATGATTTTACTCCAGAAGAAGAAAAACTATTAGCTTCAAAATAG